In Candidatus Nomurabacteria bacterium, a genomic segment contains:
- the uvrA gene encoding excinuclease ABC subunit UvrA — MEDSIRVRGARVHNLKNLSVEIKRNQLVVITGLSGSGKSSLAFDTLYAEGQRRYVESLSAYARQFLGLMDKPDVDSIDGLSPAIAIDQKSTSHNPRSTVGTVTEIYDYLRLLYARIGLPHCPNCGKPITKQTIDQIVKQVLALPKNTKVAILAPVIRDQKGEHKNVLAEARKAGYARVRFDGTLYSIEEAEDLEVDKKKKHSVEITVDRLVMGVDDQEKGKAEKTRLYDSLETALDLGNGIVVIHDMDKAEDRLFSEHFACADCGINLPEIEPRNFSFNSPHGACPDCTGLGTKLEIDPGLVIPNNRLTLAEGAIRPWSRTSANQTWYFRILEAVAKANNFDTNTPIKDLPKKALDIVLYGTGDKMFDVNNANASGKVREFMTTFEGVIPNLMRRYKETESEYIRSEIERYMRVFPCPTCQGKRLRPEVLGITVAEKSIAEIVQMTIEQSKEFFTGITNNSGKKKTELSLSERDKKIASQILKEIVARLTFLSDVGLDYLTLDRAASTLAGGEAQRIRLATQIGSSLVGVIYILDEPSIGLHQRDNDKLIATLQRLRDLGNTVIVVEHDENTIRAADDVIDIGPGAGEHGGAVVAQGTAKEIEKVKDSLTGQYLSGKKAIHIPKEFRKGNGKSIGVKGAQAFNLKNVDVTIPLGKFVCITGVSGSGKSTLMTDILARALNQHFYKSKDIPEKHDSIEGLENLDKVITIDQSPIGRTPRSNPATYTGVFTYIRDLFAQVPEAKIRGYSPGRFSFNVKGGRCEACEGDGLTKIEMHFLPDVYVECEECKGKRYNPQALEIHYKGKTISDVLEMTVEEAMRFFAHIPAIHQKLKTLHDVGLGYVHLGQSATTLSGGEAQRVKLATELSRRATGKTLYILDEPTTGLHFHDVQSLLNVINQLVDKGNSVLVIEHNLDMIKSADWIVDMGPEGGEKGGTVVAEGTPRDVATVKASYTGQYLKDMLKDA, encoded by the coding sequence ATGGAAGATTCAATCCGAGTCAGGGGAGCCCGAGTACACAACCTGAAGAATCTCAGCGTTGAGATCAAACGTAATCAGCTTGTCGTGATTACCGGTCTTTCTGGTTCCGGCAAATCCTCGCTCGCTTTTGATACACTCTATGCCGAAGGTCAGCGTCGCTATGTTGAGTCTCTCTCAGCCTACGCTCGACAATTCCTCGGCCTGATGGATAAGCCGGATGTTGATAGCATCGATGGACTATCGCCGGCAATCGCCATTGACCAAAAATCAACCTCGCATAATCCCCGTTCAACTGTTGGTACAGTCACGGAAATTTATGACTACCTGCGTCTGCTCTATGCACGCATCGGACTTCCGCACTGTCCAAATTGTGGCAAGCCAATTACCAAGCAAACGATCGATCAAATTGTGAAGCAGGTACTAGCGCTACCAAAGAATACCAAAGTTGCAATTCTGGCACCGGTCATTCGCGATCAAAAAGGTGAGCACAAAAATGTACTAGCAGAAGCCCGGAAGGCTGGCTATGCCCGCGTCCGCTTCGATGGCACGCTCTACTCAATTGAAGAGGCCGAAGACCTAGAAGTAGATAAAAAGAAGAAACACTCGGTTGAAATCACCGTTGATCGTTTGGTCATGGGTGTTGATGATCAGGAAAAAGGAAAAGCGGAAAAAACTCGCTTATATGATTCACTAGAAACCGCCCTCGACCTTGGTAACGGCATTGTCGTTATCCACGATATGGATAAAGCAGAGGATCGTCTTTTCAGCGAGCACTTTGCCTGCGCTGATTGTGGCATCAACTTGCCGGAAATTGAACCACGTAACTTCTCTTTTAACTCTCCGCACGGCGCTTGCCCTGACTGTACCGGACTCGGCACCAAGCTGGAAATTGACCCAGGCCTCGTCATCCCAAACAACCGACTCACCTTAGCGGAGGGAGCAATTCGACCCTGGTCACGCACCTCAGCCAACCAAACGTGGTACTTCCGAATCTTAGAGGCTGTAGCCAAGGCAAATAATTTCGACACAAATACACCGATTAAGGATTTACCAAAGAAAGCACTGGATATTGTCCTGTATGGCACGGGCGATAAAATGTTTGACGTCAACAATGCGAACGCTTCAGGCAAAGTTCGAGAATTTATGACCACTTTTGAAGGAGTGATTCCGAATCTCATGCGTCGCTATAAGGAAACCGAGTCAGAATATATCCGCAGTGAAATTGAACGCTATATGCGCGTTTTTCCTTGTCCTACCTGTCAGGGCAAGCGCCTCCGACCAGAAGTGCTAGGTATCACCGTGGCGGAAAAAAGCATTGCCGAGATAGTGCAAATGACTATTGAGCAATCAAAAGAATTTTTCACTGGTATCACAAATAACTCTGGTAAAAAGAAGACCGAGCTCAGCTTAAGCGAACGTGATAAAAAAATTGCCAGCCAGATTCTCAAAGAAATTGTGGCACGACTCACCTTCCTCTCTGATGTCGGACTCGACTACCTCACGCTTGATCGCGCCGCCTCTACCCTAGCTGGTGGAGAAGCACAGCGCATCCGTTTGGCTACCCAAATTGGCTCATCCCTGGTTGGCGTTATTTACATTTTGGATGAACCATCCATTGGTCTGCATCAACGTGATAACGATAAGCTCATTGCCACCCTCCAGCGACTCCGTGATCTTGGTAACACTGTTATCGTGGTTGAGCACGATGAAAATACCATCCGCGCGGCTGACGATGTGATTGACATTGGCCCAGGGGCTGGTGAGCACGGTGGTGCCGTAGTCGCGCAGGGAACAGCCAAGGAAATTGAAAAGGTGAAAGATTCCTTAACCGGACAATACCTCTCTGGCAAAAAGGCTATCCATATCCCTAAGGAATTTCGTAAAGGAAATGGCAAATCAATTGGTGTAAAAGGTGCCCAGGCTTTTAACTTGAAAAATGTTGACGTCACTATTCCTTTAGGCAAGTTCGTTTGCATTACTGGCGTGTCTGGATCAGGTAAGTCAACTTTAATGACTGACATCTTGGCCCGCGCGCTCAACCAGCACTTCTACAAGTCAAAAGATATTCCTGAGAAGCACGACAGCATTGAGGGCTTGGAAAATCTTGATAAAGTCATCACGATTGACCAATCACCGATCGGACGCACCCCTCGTTCAAATCCGGCAACCTACACCGGCGTCTTTACCTACATTCGCGACCTCTTTGCCCAAGTGCCGGAGGCGAAGATCCGCGGCTACAGCCCTGGTCGCTTCAGCTTCAACGTAAAAGGTGGGCGCTGTGAAGCCTGTGAGGGCGACGGGCTGACCAAGATCGAAATGCACTTCTTGCCTGACGTCTATGTTGAGTGTGAAGAATGTAAAGGAAAGCGCTACAACCCGCAGGCGCTGGAAATTCACTACAAAGGCAAAACTATTTCTGATGTGCTAGAAATGACTGTCGAAGAAGCTATGCGTTTCTTTGCCCACATTCCAGCAATCCATCAGAAGTTAAAAACCCTGCACGATGTCGGTCTGGGCTATGTCCACCTCGGCCAGTCAGCAACTACGCTATCAGGCGGTGAAGCACAACGTGTGAAACTTGCCACAGAATTATCTCGCCGCGCTACGGGTAAGACACTTTATATTCTCGATGAGCCAACTACTGGCCTCCACTTCCACGATGTACAATCACTGCTCAACGTTATTAATCAGTTGGTGGATAAGGGAAACAGCGTCCTCGTGATTGAGCATAACCTGGACATGATTAAGTCAGCTGACTGGATTGTTGATATGGGCCCAGAGGGTGGTGAAAAAGGTGGCACAGTAGTCGCTGAGGGTACTCCACGCGATGTGGCAACGGTAAAAGCCAGTTACACCGGCCAATACCTCAAGGACATGCTGAAGGACGCATAA
- a CDS encoding glycerophosphodiester phosphodiesterase: protein MSKPLIIAHRGASGYEPENTLRAFQRAFALHADGIELDVHCCGSGELVVIHDATLQRTTDGHGRIANCTLSELQKLDAGAKEKIPTLDSVLKHTPRGSFVNIELKGKGSGRALAQFLFKKTMRSKLLISSFHFSELNDLREQDPKTPLGLLSLSPLGIWEKAKQLSVSSINIYHRNLTHKTVGRAHSYGYKVFAWTVNTPRDIRRMLQLKVDGIITNYPDRIQEIEKPPASS, encoded by the coding sequence ATGTCCAAGCCACTAATCATTGCCCACCGTGGCGCCTCAGGCTACGAACCAGAAAATACCCTTCGAGCTTTTCAAAGGGCATTTGCGCTACACGCAGACGGAATCGAGCTTGACGTCCATTGTTGCGGATCTGGGGAGCTTGTAGTAATCCATGACGCCACACTACAAAGGACTACTGATGGGCACGGCCGGATTGCCAATTGCACGCTCTCAGAGCTGCAAAAACTGGACGCCGGGGCTAAAGAAAAAATCCCAACTCTCGACAGCGTCTTAAAACACACACCGAGAGGTAGCTTTGTGAATATAGAATTAAAAGGGAAAGGAAGCGGTCGAGCGCTCGCTCAATTTCTTTTTAAAAAAACAATGCGATCTAAGCTCCTTATTTCTTCTTTTCATTTTTCTGAGCTGAACGACCTACGAGAGCAGGACCCAAAAACACCTCTGGGCTTACTATCACTTTCTCCTCTTGGCATTTGGGAAAAAGCAAAGCAGCTCTCGGTAAGCTCAATTAATATCTACCATAGAAATTTAACGCATAAAACAGTAGGTCGTGCTCATTCATATGGCTACAAGGTATTTGCCTGGACTGTAAATACACCTCGCGATATTAGAAGGATGCTGCAGCTAAAAGTAGACGGGATAATCACAAACTATCCTGATCGCATACAAGAAATAGAAAAACCGCCCGCCTCATCCTGA